The following proteins come from a genomic window of Spirochaeta isovalerica:
- a CDS encoding thymidine phosphorylase: MRAVDIIMKKRMGGELTKEEIHFLITGYVDGSIPEYQISAWLMAVYFKGMTFEETGYLTREMIASGEVLDLEGIPGPLVDKHSTGGVGDKVSIILAPLAAACGVRVPMMSGRALGHTGGTLDKLDTIPGFTTEIDIKQFRSNLMGSGMAMTGQSKEVVPADKKMYALRDVTATVESVPLITASILSKKFAEGAQSLVFDVKCGSGAFMKNMEEAETLATSLVETGRSLGRKVVAVITRMDEPLGHMVGNFLEIEESIDCLKGKGPDDLMDVTYRLTAWMLVAGGICSDIDSALAMCREKIESGEAWEKFLLNVKEQGGDPEALQKGYGTFRSAYAVELKAETDGYVQEIDAFETGMTGVMIGVGRNKTTDNVLPYVGIELKKKCGDEVKAGDVLCVIYTEDEGKNADALAKMNAAYKIGPDPYVKKDMILKEIKAI; this comes from the coding sequence ATGAGAGCTGTTGATATTATTATGAAAAAAAGAATGGGCGGCGAACTGACCAAAGAGGAAATTCATTTCCTGATAACAGGATATGTCGACGGATCCATTCCGGAATATCAGATTTCAGCCTGGTTGATGGCTGTTTATTTTAAAGGGATGACTTTCGAGGAGACGGGGTATCTGACCAGAGAGATGATTGCCTCCGGCGAAGTCCTCGATCTGGAGGGGATTCCCGGTCCTCTGGTGGATAAACATTCCACAGGGGGAGTCGGCGACAAAGTCTCCATCATTCTCGCACCTCTCGCGGCGGCTTGCGGCGTGCGTGTCCCCATGATGAGCGGCAGGGCTCTGGGCCATACGGGAGGAACCCTCGATAAGCTGGATACTATTCCGGGTTTTACCACAGAGATCGATATTAAGCAGTTCCGCAGCAATCTTATGGGTTCCGGGATGGCAATGACCGGTCAGAGTAAAGAGGTTGTTCCGGCAGATAAAAAGATGTATGCTCTTAGAGATGTTACAGCCACTGTCGAATCTGTTCCCCTTATCACAGCCAGTATTCTAAGTAAGAAGTTCGCGGAAGGGGCCCAATCTCTCGTATTTGATGTAAAATGCGGATCCGGTGCCTTCATGAAGAATATGGAAGAGGCGGAAACTCTGGCCACTTCTCTGGTTGAAACGGGCAGGAGCCTCGGACGGAAGGTCGTGGCTGTCATTACGAGAATGGATGAACCGCTTGGTCACATGGTCGGCAACTTCCTGGAGATCGAAGAGAGCATAGACTGCCTGAAAGGCAAAGGTCCCGACGATCTTATGGATGTTACCTACAGGCTGACGGCCTGGATGCTTGTTGCCGGAGGTATCTGCAGCGATATCGATTCGGCTCTGGCCATGTGCCGCGAAAAAATAGAAAGCGGCGAAGCCTGGGAAAAATTCCTGCTCAACGTCAAGGAGCAGGGAGGCGATCCGGAGGCGCTGCAGAAAGGCTATGGGACTTTCCGGTCCGCCTATGCTGTCGAACTGAAAGCTGAAACTGATGGTTACGTACAGGAAATAGATGCTTTCGAAACCGGTATGACCGGTGTTATGATCGGTGTAGGCCGGAATAAAACAACCGATAATGTTCTTCCCTATGTGGGTATAGAACTGAAGAAGAAGTGCGGCGATGAAGTCAAAGCCGGCGACGTTCTTTGCGTTATCTACACGGAGGACGAAGGGAAAAATGCCGATGCTCTGGCGAAAATGAACGCCGCTTATAAAATCGGTCCGGATCCCTATGTTAAAAAAGATATGATTTTGAAGGAAATTAAAGCGATTTAA
- the lipB gene encoding lipoyl(octanoyl) transferase LipB, translated as MDKKLNVIYAGRMSYENALELQLKTQKERMEGKIDDTLILLEHNPVITTGRRDQSHNIFVDPEKVGAEFVKTTRGGEVTYHGPGQIVGYIFINIRDYRKGIKSFVNDLEEVFISLLREEFGIEAGRDDKHRGAWVGNSKITAIGLAVNRDITMHGFAFNVKPDLSHFQWIVPCGIQDKGVTSLEKLIGREPDLEEVQQLVIKHFKKIFDYQ; from the coding sequence ATGGATAAAAAACTCAATGTCATATATGCGGGACGCATGTCCTATGAAAATGCCCTGGAGCTTCAGCTGAAAACCCAGAAGGAGAGAATGGAGGGCAAGATTGATGATACCCTGATTCTTCTTGAACACAACCCTGTCATCACAACGGGGCGACGGGATCAGAGTCATAATATTTTTGTCGATCCCGAAAAAGTGGGTGCCGAATTTGTAAAAACGACAAGGGGGGGGGAAGTGACTTATCACGGCCCCGGGCAGATTGTCGGATATATTTTTATAAACATAAGAGATTACCGGAAGGGGATCAAAAGCTTTGTCAACGATCTTGAAGAGGTCTTTATCAGCCTTCTCCGCGAGGAATTCGGTATCGAAGCCGGGCGGGATGACAAACACAGAGGCGCCTGGGTCGGGAATTCAAAGATTACAGCTATCGGTCTGGCGGTGAACCGGGACATTACCATGCACGGGTTTGCCTTTAACGTAAAACCGGATCTCAGTCACTTCCAATGGATCGTTCCCTGCGGAATACAGGATAAAGGGGTGACATCGCTGGAAAAGCTGATCGGACGCGAGCCGGATCTGGAGGAGGTCCAGCAGCTGGTCATCAAACACTTCAAAAAGATTTTCGATTATCAGTAG
- the lon gene encoding endopeptidase La — protein sequence MSDNEVEKKETVLPEELLIIPLVGKPLFPGVFTPIMITASDDMQIIESAMKAEMMIGLLMVKDENIEIPDAQDLHRIGTVAKIVKKINLPDGGINIFISTIKRFKVKEFTQRQSPISARVSYIEDDETADPDEIKAMTRSLIAEMKTISDNNPLFSEEMRLNMVNVDHPGKIADFITSILNIDRNQQQEILDTINIKERMEKVLIYIKKEQELLRIQRKLTAQINEKIEKSQREYFLREEIKAIKKELGEPIDSKSSEHLKFKEKIDALGFEGEIKEQVEGELEKFSLMDPSSSEFIVTRNYLDTIVNLPWDAPEPDEIDIERGQEILDEDHYGLEDVKERIIEYLSVRKLKNDNKGSIICLVGPPGVGKTSIGKSIARALNREFFRFSVGGMRDEAEIKGHRRTYVGAMPGKLIQGLKIVKSKAPVFMIDEIDKLSSSIQGDPSSALLEALDPEQNTEFRDHYLDLPYDLSHILFICTANTLDTIPRPLMDRMEIIRLAGYIEDEKIEIARKYIIPKSLKKHGLEPKHIRYYKTALHAIADGYARDAGMRSFEKAIDRIHRKVAYKVILGKGELPHVVEKKNLEEYLKKAPFREEVSKQITKPGMAVGLAWTNFGGDTLILEAIALPGKGGLKLTGQMGDVMKESADIALSYVKSICADYDVEPEFFEKHVIHLHIPEGATPKDGPSAGITMATAFLSLITGKKVRKHLAMTGELSLTGKVLPIGGLKEKTIAARRMKIAEIIIPKPNERDLDDIPEYVREGIQFHPVKEIGEVFKLIFEEE from the coding sequence ATGTCTGACAACGAAGTTGAAAAAAAAGAAACAGTACTGCCCGAAGAACTATTGATTATCCCCCTCGTGGGAAAACCTCTCTTTCCCGGCGTTTTTACCCCTATAATGATAACAGCAAGCGATGATATGCAGATCATCGAAAGCGCCATGAAAGCTGAGATGATGATCGGACTCCTGATGGTTAAGGACGAGAACATCGAAATTCCCGATGCACAGGATCTTCACCGGATCGGAACGGTAGCCAAAATCGTAAAGAAAATAAATCTCCCCGACGGGGGAATCAATATCTTCATTTCGACCATTAAGCGCTTTAAAGTGAAAGAGTTCACACAGAGACAATCGCCCATCTCCGCCAGGGTCAGCTATATCGAAGACGATGAAACCGCCGATCCCGATGAGATCAAGGCCATGACGCGCTCGCTCATAGCAGAGATGAAAACCATTTCCGATAACAATCCCCTCTTTTCCGAGGAAATGCGCCTCAATATGGTCAATGTGGACCACCCCGGAAAAATCGCTGACTTCATTACTTCCATTCTCAATATCGACAGGAACCAGCAGCAGGAAATTCTTGATACCATCAATATAAAGGAGAGGATGGAAAAAGTTCTTATTTATATCAAGAAAGAACAGGAGCTTCTGAGAATCCAGAGAAAACTGACAGCCCAGATAAATGAGAAGATTGAGAAGAGCCAGAGAGAATACTTCCTCCGCGAAGAAATCAAAGCCATAAAAAAGGAACTCGGCGAACCCATTGACTCGAAAAGCAGCGAGCACCTTAAATTCAAGGAAAAAATCGACGCTCTCGGCTTTGAGGGAGAGATAAAAGAACAGGTCGAGGGAGAACTGGAAAAATTCTCGCTTATGGACCCGTCCTCTTCCGAATTCATCGTAACGAGAAATTATCTGGATACCATTGTCAATCTTCCCTGGGATGCTCCGGAACCCGATGAAATCGATATAGAAAGAGGCCAGGAAATCCTCGATGAGGATCATTACGGTCTGGAAGATGTGAAAGAGAGAATCATCGAGTATCTTTCGGTTCGAAAACTGAAAAACGATAACAAAGGTTCCATAATCTGTCTTGTCGGCCCTCCCGGGGTAGGAAAAACATCGATAGGCAAGTCCATCGCCCGGGCACTCAATCGCGAGTTTTTCCGGTTCTCAGTCGGCGGGATGCGCGATGAAGCAGAAATCAAAGGCCATAGGCGAACCTATGTAGGCGCCATGCCCGGAAAACTCATTCAGGGGCTGAAGATCGTCAAAAGCAAAGCTCCGGTATTCATGATCGACGAGATAGACAAACTGTCTTCCAGCATTCAGGGAGACCCCTCGTCGGCCCTGCTCGAAGCGCTTGATCCGGAACAGAACACGGAATTCCGCGACCATTATCTGGATCTTCCTTACGATCTGTCCCACATACTCTTCATTTGCACAGCCAACACGCTCGATACGATTCCCCGTCCGCTAATGGACAGAATGGAGATCATCCGGCTGGCCGGTTATATCGAGGACGAAAAGATAGAGATCGCCCGGAAATACATCATTCCCAAATCTTTGAAGAAACACGGGCTGGAACCCAAACATATCCGCTATTACAAAACGGCGCTCCATGCAATTGCCGACGGATACGCGCGCGATGCGGGTATGCGCTCTTTTGAAAAAGCCATAGACCGGATTCACAGGAAAGTGGCCTATAAAGTCATTCTCGGCAAAGGCGAGCTTCCCCATGTGGTCGAGAAGAAAAATCTCGAGGAATACCTGAAGAAAGCGCCATTCCGCGAAGAAGTATCCAAACAGATCACCAAACCCGGAATGGCTGTGGGCCTGGCCTGGACCAATTTCGGAGGAGACACGCTTATCCTCGAAGCGATAGCCCTTCCCGGTAAAGGCGGCCTGAAGCTGACGGGGCAGATGGGTGATGTTATGAAAGAATCGGCGGATATCGCTTTATCCTATGTGAAATCCATCTGCGCCGATTACGATGTGGAACCGGAATTTTTCGAGAAACATGTCATACACCTTCATATCCCCGAAGGGGCGACCCCGAAAGACGGTCCTTCCGCCGGTATCACCATGGCGACGGCTTTCCTCTCGTTGATTACGGGGAAAAAAGTGCGCAAACATCTGGCTATGACCGGAGAGCTCTCACTCACGGGAAAAGTTCTTCCCATCGGCGGATTGAAGGAAAAGACCATTGCGGCAAGGAGAATGAAGATAGCGGAAATAATTATTCCCAAACCTAATGAAAGAGATCTGGACGATATTCCCGAATATGTAAGAGAGGGAATTCAATTCCATCCGGTTAAAGAGATCGGCGAAGTATTCAAATTGATTTTTGAAGAGGAATAA
- the recO gene encoding DNA repair protein RecO, whose product MKRIQRSELIVLKSEKSGENHRLVTLFTSNSQIVRALAFGAAGSKSAMRGLTTPFCLCEGELYHDPVKDLWRITHLSGLDLYDGIRSDLKKFYTISLLAEIILKSYGGGDEKAYALFKKTIGFIDRAEKAEDVEKLLVFYLWRYLKMSGVLSDPWECGSCGRTVATSETVYYTGDGQFSCRSCCGESAGELNHRALNYLYMTSGMTFEEALPVETDQSILATVKKSLILIAQSLIEYPLKTLKTGSMFI is encoded by the coding sequence ATGAAGAGGATTCAAAGATCGGAATTAATTGTTTTAAAAAGTGAAAAAAGCGGAGAGAACCACAGACTGGTCACTCTGTTCACTTCCAACTCTCAGATTGTCCGGGCCCTCGCTTTCGGTGCGGCCGGATCGAAAAGCGCCATGAGGGGACTGACAACCCCATTCTGCCTCTGCGAGGGAGAGCTCTATCACGATCCGGTTAAAGATCTGTGGCGCATAACCCATCTGTCGGGACTGGATCTCTATGACGGAATCCGCTCCGATCTTAAAAAATTCTACACAATTTCTCTTCTTGCAGAAATAATACTAAAATCTTACGGCGGCGGCGATGAAAAAGCGTACGCTCTCTTTAAAAAAACGATCGGTTTTATAGACAGAGCCGAAAAAGCGGAGGATGTGGAAAAGCTTCTTGTTTTTTATCTCTGGCGCTATCTGAAAATGAGCGGAGTTCTGTCCGATCCCTGGGAGTGCGGCAGCTGTGGTCGTACAGTCGCTACCAGCGAAACGGTGTATTATACGGGAGACGGTCAGTTTTCTTGCCGCTCCTGCTGTGGAGAATCTGCCGGAGAATTGAATCACCGGGCTCTAAACTATCTGTATATGACTTCGGGTATGACTTTTGAGGAAGCGCTTCCGGTTGAAACGGACCAATCAATACTGGCCACTGTAAAAAAAAGTCTTATACTTATAGCACAGAGCCTCATTGAATATCCTTTGAAAACCCTGAAGACCGGCTCTATGTTTATTTAG
- a CDS encoding metallophosphoesterase family protein, with product MSLFRIAQISDIHITLKQNETAEGIDVIANFNRILDQVVSWAPDLLVLTGDLCFTRNDVKAYEYVKGKLDKCGLDYIVMAGNHDKSAPLAKAFGYSMTGRDLYALRDIPGYRLIFGDSSRHRVSSPHLEQLRSDLQTALKPVLFIHHPPAKAGVPFMDRKYPLINMDQLQEVLYTYPGRVPVFCGHYHNEKEFSYGNLDIYMTPSTYFQISDQTRDFAISSRNIGWRSIELSGRIETEVHHINLP from the coding sequence ATGTCTCTCTTTAGAATTGCCCAGATCAGCGATATACATATCACTCTCAAACAGAATGAAACCGCTGAGGGAATCGACGTCATCGCGAATTTTAATAGAATCCTCGATCAGGTCGTATCCTGGGCACCGGATCTTCTCGTCCTGACGGGAGACCTCTGTTTTACACGCAATGATGTGAAAGCCTATGAATATGTCAAAGGAAAACTGGATAAATGCGGACTTGATTATATCGTAATGGCAGGAAATCATGATAAATCGGCACCATTGGCAAAAGCATTCGGCTATTCTATGACAGGCAGAGATCTTTATGCTCTGAGAGATATCCCTGGTTACAGACTCATCTTCGGGGACAGTTCGCGCCACAGAGTCAGCTCGCCGCATCTTGAACAACTCCGCAGCGATTTGCAAACCGCATTAAAACCGGTTCTTTTCATTCACCATCCTCCTGCTAAAGCCGGTGTTCCCTTTATGGATCGAAAGTATCCTCTCATCAATATGGATCAGCTTCAGGAAGTTCTCTATACCTATCCCGGACGGGTTCCCGTTTTCTGCGGGCACTATCATAACGAAAAAGAATTTTCATACGGCAATCTTGATATTTATATGACCCCTTCGACATATTTTCAGATTTCCGATCAGACCAGGGATTTCGCCATCTCCTCCAGAAATATCGGCTGGAGATCAATCGAACTCTCCGGCAGGATCGAAACGGAAGTCCATCACATCAACTTGCCATAA